The sequence TAACCCCGGGCGTCGGCATCGCATACCCTCTTGCAAGCAAGGACCGACGCGACGATGCATGACGACCCCGACGAGCTGTCGAACCGCGAGCACACGCGCGAGCGCGGCCTGGCACGCCGCGACTTCCTGCTGAAGGCCGCCGCCGGCACCATCGTGACGGGCCTGGCGGGCGGGCTGTACGTGGTCGCGACCCCGAAGGCGCACGCCGACAATCGGCCCGATGGCCGGCCCCGCGTGCCGCCCGGCCAGCGCGTGATCGAGGCGCTCAAGCCCATGGGTGGTGAGCCCGGTGAGTCGGCGGTCTCGAAGTATCGCCTGCGCGTGCACGGCGAGGTCGAGAGCCCCTTCGAGCTCGACTTCGCAGCGCTGGTGGCGTTCGGCGCGGTCGAGCGCACCGTCGACGTGCACTGCGTGACCGGCTGGACGGTACTCGGCGCGCGCTTCAAGGGCGTCCGCATCAAGGACCTCGCGAAGAAGGCCGGCGTGAAGGACAGCGTGCGCCACGTGATCTTCGAGGGCGCACACGGCTACACCGCCAACGTGCGCTGGGCCGAGGCCACCGGCGACGACGCGCTGGTCACCTGGGAGCTCGACGGCAAGCGACTCGCCCGGCCCCACGGCGCACCGGTGCGCGCGCTGGTGCCCGATCTCTACTTCTGGAAGAGCGCCAAGTGGCTCGAGGGCATTCGCTTCGTCAAGCGCGACGAGCCCGGCTTCTGGGAGACCCGCGGCTACCACAACCACGCCGATCCCTGGACCGAGGAACGCTATGGCTGACGGAGCTGCGGCGCCGGGCCGGCGGCGCTTCAAGCTGCGGCCGTGGCTGCGCGCGCTGCATCGCGATCTCGGCTACCTCGCGGTCGGCCTGACGCTGGTCTACGCGGTATCGGGCCTGGCGGTGAACCACCTCGCCGACTGGGATCCGAACTTCGCGAACGTCGAGCGCGAGTTCGACGTCGCCGCACCGCTGCCCGACGACGACACCGCGGCCGCGGCCGCGGTCGCGAGCGCGGCCGGCATCGACGAGGCGCCCGTCGACATCTACCGCGTCAGCGACGAGGAGCTCGAGATCGCGTTCGAGGGCCGCACGCTGCACGCGAACCCCCAGACCGGGCACGTCTTCGAGGAGGGCCAGAAGCCGCGCGTGTTCCTGCGCGTGGCGAACTGGCTGCACTTGAACCGCGGCAAGAAGGCGTGGACGTGGTTCGCCGATGGCTACGCGATCGCGTTGCTGGTGTTGGCGACCAGTGGGCTGTTCATGATTCCCGGGCGCAAGGGGCTGGTGGGGCGCGGGGCAATCATCACGGCCATCGGCGTGGGTCTGCCGCTCGGGTACCTGTGGTTCTTCGGCGGGCCGTGAGCCCTTGGGCGCGACGAACCCCGCGGATGCCCGTCGCTGGCCGCTCTAGCGGCGCGAGCTCACCGCTGCGCGCAGCGACGTCACGATGACGAGCAGGAGGGCCCATGCCCCGGTGTCGAGGACGAAGCGCGGCCAGAAGGTCTTGGGCCCGAGCTCGTAGATCGTGCGCAGGGTTTCCGCCGGCAGCACCTCGAGCGCCCGCCCGAGCTCGGGCACGAGGCTGACCTGCGTCAGGAATCCGTGCAGCATCGTCAATGGGATCGCGAGCAGCCACGCGATCCACCATGCACCGGCGAGCGCGGCGGGCCGGTCGAGGGAGCGCAACGCGTCGCGCACGGTGAGCCACGGCAGGACCATGTTCGCCAGCGGGATGAACCACCCACCCACCGCCATGCCGGGCGACCACCGGGTGCTGCGGCCGCTGGCACGGATCGCGACGAACAAGCCGTGGATCCACACCAAGAACAGGATCATCGCAACCAGCGTGACCAGGTTTTCGAGGCCGTAGAGGCCACCGTCGATCATCCGGATGCGGTCGATCTCCGCCTCGGTGAGGGTCGATCCCGACGGCGGAAACGTCAGTTTGGCGACCAAGTAGTCGATGACGCGCATCCCCGCGCGCAGGCCGAGCAGGACGACGAGGGCGCCGCCCTGGGCGCGAATCTTGGCAAATGGATCCGACGGAGTTGGACGCACGTCGGAGTGGACGCGCACACCTCCGCGTCGGTTGCAGCGACCGCCTCCCCGCCCCGCTCGCTAAGGCGCGGCTTCGTAGCGGTCGGGACACTTCGCGATGAGATCGTCGCCGTGCAGGCTGGCGCCGTCGCTCGACAGCGTGCCGGTGATCATCACCTCGAGCTTGTTCTGGAACCGGTCCGGCAGCGCGCCGTCGTAGTCGATCGCAAGCCGCGCGCCGCGACCCTCGATCACGAAGCGATACGCCGGGGCGGCCGTCGCATCGCCGCCGCTACGCTGCAGGATCGGATCGGCGGCGACGTGGCCATGCACGCGCACGCGGGCGCCACGGTGCGCCGACGTGATCTCGTCGAGCTCGAGCGTCGGCGTCACCGCGGGCGGCACGATGGCGTCGACGACGAGCGCGGCGAGTCGCTTGGCATCCTCGTCATCGCTCGCCCCGGGGTCGGCCTCGCGCGGGGTCGCATCGCCGGCGCCGCGCGACACCAGGGCGTCGCAGGCGAGCAGCGCCACACACAGCGGGAACCACACAAGGCGTCGTCGCGCGGGCACGGGCGCACGAGCATAGCAATCACCGAGGACGCCGGTGGACCCTGTCCGAGAACAGCCGCGCGAACGCGGCGGTACCATCGGCCCACCCGAACGGGGGGTCGCCCATCGCCGCGATGTGACCGACGCGCCCGCAAGCGCGCGCCTGCTCGAGGGGACGGGGCTCACGGCACGTAGCGCGACCAGAACTCGATCGTCGGCGCCGAGATGGGATGATCGCAGTGCATCGCGCCCTCGTGCACCAGCGAATCCACCGCGAAGCCCATGCCCTCGAACTCCGCGATGCTGCCCATGATGTTGGGCGCGAGGAAATCCTGGGTGCCGTAGTTGAAGTAGATCGGGATCGCGTCGCGCGTGGCGGTGTCGGTCATGGGATCCCACGCCCACCCGAACGAGCTGCCCGAGCCACCGCAGCTGGCCGCGAACACGCCGGGCACGCGATGGCCGACGTGGGCGATGAACGAGCTGGCGAAGAACCACGAACCGCCCGAGACCCCCCAGTACAGGCTCTGCTCGGCGTACTGCGGCTCGTAGGCGGCGAGGAACACCTCGATGGTGGCCGCGACCTGCTCGGCATGCGAGGGCTGTGCGGCGCCGAAGGCCACGGTGCCGTCGTCGTAGAACGCCGGCGAGAGCACACCGACGATCATCGTGTTGCGCGGCTGCGTCCACGCGAAGAGGTCCTCCGAGAAGGCCCAGTTCTCCATGTAGTCGGCCGCGCCGTCGCCGTGCAGGTAGATCGCGAGCCGATCGACGCGCTGGCCCGGCGGTGGCGGGAAGAACTTCACCTCGAGGCCCTCGACCATCGCCTGACAACCGGCGTGGCCCTGGTACTCGAACGGCGTGTCGCACGGCAGCCCCGCGGGCACGGGCGCATCGGCGGTGGTGCTGTCGCTCCCCGGCACATCCGTGTCGGTGCCGTCGGTGGTGCCGTCGCTGGTGTCGGCGACCTGCGTGGTCGCATCCGTGTCACCGTCGTTGGACGCCGCGTCGCCGCAGCCCAGCGAGATCGAGCACACCAGAGCGATCGCGCTGCAGGAGGTCGGCGAGACGAGGGACATGGTCGAGCATGGTAGCCCGGCTTGCGCGAGCCTGCCGCGTGCGGTCGCGCGTCGGCGAGCGCGCGCGCGCGTGCCCGCACATCGCCGTGGTACGGTCGCCGGCGAGCGATGTTGGCGCTGCAGCTCGATGACGCGGGCCGCCCCGTGCGGGCCCATGACCCTGCGGGCCTGCTCGCGTGGCAGCTGCAGTGGAACGGCGACGCGCTCGCGCACGCGTGGCTTCGGCTGCCCGATCGCGACGATGCGATCGAGCTGGCGCCGTTGGCCGGCGACGACCTCCTGCTCGGACGCTGCGATCGCCTGTTGCACCGCGGCAGTGCGATCGCGAGCATGAGCGCGGTCGCGTGGGCGGCCCCGACGCGGATCCCCGCGGTCGATCGCCCGGGTGCGCTGCCGCCGGGCGCGGGCACCTGCGTGCTCGACCTGGTGGCCACGCTCGCGCGCCACGCCGGCGTACCCGGTCTGCGCTACCGCGGGCCCTACCCCACCCCCGCGCTGTTCGAGTCGCTGCGCCACAGCTTCACGATCGACGGCGACGAGACGCACGCACGTCAGTGCTTCGACGACGCGCTCGAGCACGCCGCGTGGCGCGGACGGATCGTCGAGCCCGACATCAGCTTCGTGCCCACGCCCCATCATCGCAGCTGGCCCGCGCCCGGCATCTGCCTGCAGCGACGCGACGGGATCGATCGCGCGTGGATCGACGGCCGTCCCTACGACGCCGGCGATCCGACCCACGCGCTCGTGCCCGACGACGACGGCGGCGTGATCGCATGCGTCCGCGTCGGCGGCGAGCGACTCGGCGAGGTCGCGCGACTCGATCGCGACGGCGTGCCGCGGGGCCCGATCGCGCGGGCCCTGCCATTTCCCCCGGAGCTGCTCGGCCTCGAGCTACCGCCCGCGCTCGTCGAGGTGCTCGCGCAGGTGCTCGCCGCGGCCGCACCGGCACCCGTGCGCGACGCCGTGCGCAGCTTCATCGAGGGCAGCACGCTGCGCTTCGACGACCTCGGCCTCGCGCTCGCGAGCGCCGAGCCGGGCGAGCTGCGGGTCCACGCCGCGCTGGCAGAGCCCGTGAGCACGGCAGCGGGATCGCGCTCGCTCGCGATGCTCGCGGCGGTGCTGCAGGGGCCGGTGCTGCGCGGCGTGCAGCGGCAGCTCGCCGACGGTGGCCGATGAGCCGATGAGCACGGCGCATCCCGCACTGCATCGCCGAGGCGGACGTCAACGCGGAGATGACGACCTTCGGCACGGGCAGCATCAACTTCACCGTGGTCATCGACGACGCCGACATCGCCAAGGTGGTGCCGGTGCTGCACCGCGGCTGCTCGAAGGTGGATGCGACCGGTCGTGCGCTAGCGGCGGCGACGGAGGTCGAACACCGGCGCGTGAATCTTCGCGCCCTCGAGGTGCAACGACTGGCAGTCGGGTGCGGGCGCGCCTTCGAGCTGGGCGTCGGGCGCCGACGGATCCGCCAGCCGTGCGCACAGTGTGTAGTCGCCTTCGGGCAGGGTGAACTGCGGGGCGATCAGCTCCCAGCTCGCGTCGATGCCGTCGGTGCTCACCGCGGACATGGTGATGGTGCGGTTCACGTCGGGGTCGTAGACGTAGCGGAACTCGTCGGCGTGCAGCTCGTAGATCGAGTGGTCGAGTCGGATCTCGGGCCGCACGTCGGCGTCGCGGCTGGGATCGACGTGCAGCTGCACCTGCGCGTCGGCGCCCGCACGCACGACGACCACGGCACGCGTCGGCACCACGGCGGCGCAGTCGTAGACGCAGTCACGCACGAACTCGACCGCGTAGGTGCCTGCGCTGACGGTCGGCGATTCGAACGTGCCGCCGGCCGTGGTCGCGAGCGCGATCGCGAGCTCGCTGTCGAGCGCCTGCACGCGCACGGTGCCGTGCTCGGGCCACTTGCCACGGTGCACGGAGCCCGACACGGTGCCGCCGGCGGTGAGTCGGAGCTCGAGCTCGACATCGGTGTCACCGGCCGGAACCCGCACCAGTCGCGCCCGCTGTCCACCTTCGTGCAGCGCCCAGATCATCACGTCGTCGGCCGCGATCGGCATCGCGAACTCGCCGCGTTCGTCGGTCTCGGCCACGTGGTCGACCTCGAAGACCTCGTTGGCTTCGATCGCGCCGTCGGCGATGACGATGGCGCGCGCGACCGGCACGCCGTGGACGTCGACGACGCGACCCTGCAGCTCGCGCAGTGCGGTCGCGTCTGCGGTGGTGGTACCGCCGCACTCGTAGTCGTTGCCGTCGAGCTCCGATGCGAGCGCCGCGAGGCGATACATCTCGGTGATGGCGGCGCGATACTCGTGAGCGTCCGGCGGCGACACCAGCGAGCGCCCGCACGGCAGCTCCATGATGTGGAACGCGGCCGCGGGCACGGCTTCGGCCATGGGCGCGGCGAGCTGGGCTCGCGGCCGCGGGGTCGCGCGCGGCACCTGCGGCACCGCGGCCGGTGGCATCGATCGCGGCGGTGCTGCGGCGACGACCCGCGGTGAGGCCGGGGGCGGCGCGGGTGGGTCGTGGGCCTCGACGGCCCGCGACGACGCCGTCGCACCGGCGACGACCGCGACACCGGTCGCGGCCGCGAGCGCACAGCAGACCACGGCGGCGACCGGCAGCGATCGCGTCACCCGCGTGCGTGCGGCCGCGCGGGGCTGCATGCGCAGCGTCTGCAGCACGGCACACGCGGCGGCTTCGCGCGATCGCTTCGGTGCGAGCTGCACCGCGAGCATGCGCTCGATGTCACCGCGCAGGCGCTTGCGACCACGACTGAGGCGTTGCTCGACCGCCGCGACCGAGAGTCCGAGCGACTCGGCGACCTCGTGGATGGATTGCTCCTCGAGATAGTAGGTCACCAGCACGTCGCGATAGCGCGAGGGCAAGCCGTGCAGCGCCGCACGCACGAGCGCGGCCTGTTCGCGCGCCGCCGTGTGCTCCTCGACCTCTGCGGGCGCGCTCGCGGGGCCGTGACGCGACGCCAGTGGCTCGGGCCGCAGCCGTCGCCGTGCGTTGCGGGCGAGGTTGCGCGCGATGCCGCAGACCCACGCGCGCAGCCGCGAGGCATCGCGGAGCTCGTCGAGCTTGGTCCACGCGGTGACGAACGCCTCCTGGGCGATGTCGTCGGCCTGACCGGCGTCGCCGAGCACCACGAACGCCGCGGCGAGCACGGCACGGTGGTGGCGCTGGATCAGCGGGCCGAAGGCATCGAGGCGACCGCCACGCGCCGCATCGAACAGTGCGGGGTCGGACTGCGGGGCCTCGTGGGGCGCGCCCTCGTCGGCGGTTCGGCGGGCGCGAAGTGCAGCGGGCGGGTGCGGCGGGCTCGTCACGACGACGTGTGTCGCCAGCCTTCCACGACCTGACGCTCGCCGTGGTTCCCGCGGCGGTCGCCGTCGTCGCCGCGTGGGCGGTCGTTCTACCGTTCTACCGTGGGTGCCGTACGGGCCCGCGCACGCTCCGGCGCCTGCAGCGGATCGAACCCCACCGACGAGGTCGAGGTGCGGGCGGTGCCAGGCGATGTCGAACACCCCTTCTCGGTCGCGCAGTTTCTCTTCTCCGGCAAGGCGAACCCCACCGTCAGCGACTTCGGTGCGCCCGCGATGATCCGTCGACCGCAACGTCAGCTACGCCTGCCGGCGGCAGCGCGGTCGCACGCATCAGCGACGCGCCGCCGATCCCGTGAGTCAGCAACGCGCGCAACACGGCCGCCCGTGATCAGGCGCTGCAGCGCGCGGCCGTGGTAGCGTCCATCGGTCGTGACGCTGGTGGCCACGATCGCGTTGGCGCTGCACGGGCTGCTCGGGCCGCCGGACGTCGTCGTGGCCCAAAGCCCGGGCGATGACGATCCGCTCGAGCTCACGTGGTCGGCGCCCGATGGTTGTCCCGATGCAGCGCAGGTGCGTGAGCACGTACAACGCCGTGCCGGTACCACGGCGCTGCGTCGGACGCTGGCGCGCGGACGCATCGAGCGGCTCGACGACAGCACGTGGATGCTCGAGCTGGTGCTGGAAGGTGACGACGGCGCCTTTCGACGCGAGCTCCGCGGCACCTCGTGCGAGGCCCTCACCGCCGCAGCCGGCCTGCTGATCGCGGTTGCCGCCGATCCGACCACACGGTCGGGCGCACCGCCGGACGAAGCCGCGCCGCCCCTCGGCTCGCAGGTCGACGAGGACATCACGAACCCGCCTGCCGTCACCAGCGCGGCTCCGCCGTCGCGGCCACCGCCCACGCCACGAGCCAGCGACACGCGCGCGCCGGTCGAGACGTCGATGCGAACGCGCACGCGCGGCGTGGATGCAGCACTGCGCGTCGACATCGGCGGGCAGTTCCTCCGCGTGTTGCCGGCGATCGCCGACGCGAGCTTCGGCGGCGCGCTGGCGGTGCGGTGGCCGCGGGCCCGCGCCGAGCTGCGCGGGCGCTATCTGCCGGGCCAACGCAGCCGCTACGCCGACCGTCCGAGCCTCGGCGGCGTGATCGACCTCTGGACCCTCGGCGCCTCGGGCTGCTACGCCCCGCGATGGCAACGGCTCGAGTTCCCGATCTGCGCGGGAATCGAGCTCGGCATGATGCGAGGGCGCAGCTTCGGCGCGATCGACAACCGCGATGCCGCGGCGTTGTTCGCCGCCCTGCCCCTCGACGCAGCGCTGGTGTGGTCGCCGATCCGCCGCGTGGGACTGCTCGCGGGACTGGGCGTCAGCCCGACCCTGCGTCGCCCCGGCTTCCATGTGCGCGACCTCGATCCCGTGTTCGTCGCGGCCCCGGTCGCCGTGCGCGTGGCGGCCGGGCTCGAGGTGCGATTTCCGTGACAGACTACCCGGGAGCCGGAGACTGCGAGGGCGGACCGGTGGAGCTCTTGGATCGGATCGCGAGCGACGATGGGGGCGCGGCTGCGTTCGCCGCCCTGTATCGCGAGCACTTCGGCTTCGTCTACGCGTGCCTATTGCGCCTCGGGGTCCCGCGCGCCAGCGTCGAGGACGCCGTCCAAGACGTGTTCGTGACGGTGCATCGCCGTCTCGGCGAGTTCGAGGGCCGTAGCTCGCTGCGCAGTTGGTTGTTCGGCATCGTGCGACGGGTCGCGTTCCGACATCGCCGCAGCGCGTCGCGTGCCGAGCACAAGCTGCGGGCGCTGGCGGTCGAACCGACCGACCGCGACGATCCACAATCGTCGCTCGAGCAGGCGCAGCGCGGCGCGCTGTTGCTGCGCGCGCTTGCCGACCTCGACGACGACAAGCGCACCGCACTCACGCTGCACGTCTTCGAAGGCCTCTCGGGCCCCGAGCTCGCGAAGTTCCTCGGCATCCAGCTCGACACCGCCTACTCTCGCATCAAGTCGGCGCGGCGCGAGCTGCAGCGCGCATTGGCACGACGCGGCGTCACCGCGGACGCCGAGGAACTGGTCGCCGACGCCAAGGGCAGCACCGCGGCGACACCTGCGACCGCGCGCCGCGTCGCGGCGGTGCTGGC is a genomic window of Deltaproteobacteria bacterium containing:
- a CDS encoding DUF4328 domain-containing protein, giving the protein MRPTPSDPFAKIRAQGGALVVLLGLRAGMRVIDYLVAKLTFPPSGSTLTEAEIDRIRMIDGGLYGLENLVTLVAMILFLVWIHGLFVAIRASGRSTRWSPGMAVGGWFIPLANMVLPWLTVRDALRSLDRPAALAGAWWIAWLLAIPLTMLHGFLTQVSLVPELGRALEVLPAETLRTIYELGPKTFWPRFVLDTGAWALLLVIVTSLRAAVSSRR
- a CDS encoding PepSY-associated TM helix domain-containing protein is translated as MADGAAAPGRRRFKLRPWLRALHRDLGYLAVGLTLVYAVSGLAVNHLADWDPNFANVEREFDVAAPLPDDDTAAAAAVASAAGIDEAPVDIYRVSDEELEIAFEGRTLHANPQTGHVFEEGQKPRVFLRVANWLHLNRGKKAWTWFADGYAIALLVLATSGLFMIPGRKGLVGRGAIITAIGVGLPLGYLWFFGGP
- a CDS encoding cytochrome c maturation protein CcmE, with amino-acid sequence MPARRRLVWFPLCVALLACDALVSRGAGDATPREADPGASDDEDAKRLAALVVDAIVPPAVTPTLELDEITSAHRGARVRVHGHVAADPILQRSGGDATAAPAYRFVIEGRGARLAIDYDGALPDRFQNKLEVMITGTLSSDGASLHGDDLIAKCPDRYEAAP
- a CDS encoding RNA polymerase sigma factor; its protein translation is MTDYPGAGDCEGGPVELLDRIASDDGGAAAFAALYREHFGFVYACLLRLGVPRASVEDAVQDVFVTVHRRLGEFEGRSSLRSWLFGIVRRVAFRHRRSASRAEHKLRALAVEPTDRDDPQSSLEQAQRGALLLRALADLDDDKRTALTLHVFEGLSGPELAKFLGIQLDTAYSRIKSARRELQRALARRGVTADAEELVADAKGSTAATPATARRVAAVLAMRLGNPAQVTATTAVAAASAWLGAKGIGVLAALAIGITATVVTRRASAPSPTPALAAVAAPAPTPATIEDAPPLPAELAPVGVVGAPVRSPAPGAATPTTPARASPPGNAPTDALAAALAAEVEQISAVKAAIDRDDPEAALALLAEHVRRFPDGQLASEREGYRAIALCRAGRRAAGRGEARVFVGRHPRSPLVARVSQDCELAAPTR
- a CDS encoding sigma-70 family RNA polymerase sigma factor, which gives rise to MTSPPHPPAALRARRTADEGAPHEAPQSDPALFDAARGGRLDAFGPLIQRHHRAVLAAAFVVLGDAGQADDIAQEAFVTAWTKLDELRDASRLRAWVCGIARNLARNARRRLRPEPLASRHGPASAPAEVEEHTAAREQAALVRAALHGLPSRYRDVLVTYYLEEQSIHEVAESLGLSVAAVEQRLSRGRKRLRGDIERMLAVQLAPKRSREAAACAVLQTLRMQPRAAARTRVTRSLPVAAVVCCALAAATGVAVVAGATASSRAVEAHDPPAPPPASPRVVAAAPPRSMPPAAVPQVPRATPRPRAQLAAPMAEAVPAAAFHIMELPCGRSLVSPPDAHEYRAAITEMYRLAALASELDGNDYECGGTTTADATALRELQGRVVDVHGVPVARAIVIADGAIEANEVFEVDHVAETDERGEFAMPIAADDVMIWALHEGGQRARLVRVPAGDTDVELELRLTAGGTVSGSVHRGKWPEHGTVRVQALDSELAIALATTAGGTFESPTVSAGTYAVEFVRDCVYDCAAVVPTRAVVVVRAGADAQVQLHVDPSRDADVRPEIRLDHSIYELHADEFRYVYDPDVNRTITMSAVSTDGIDASWELIAPQFTLPEGDYTLCARLADPSAPDAQLEGAPAPDCQSLHLEGAKIHAPVFDLRRRR
- a CDS encoding molybdopterin-dependent oxidoreductase — translated: MHDDPDELSNREHTRERGLARRDFLLKAAAGTIVTGLAGGLYVVATPKAHADNRPDGRPRVPPGQRVIEALKPMGGEPGESAVSKYRLRVHGEVESPFELDFAALVAFGAVERTVDVHCVTGWTVLGARFKGVRIKDLAKKAGVKDSVRHVIFEGAHGYTANVRWAEATGDDALVTWELDGKRLARPHGAPVRALVPDLYFWKSAKWLEGIRFVKRDEPGFWETRGYHNHADPWTEERYG